In Coffea eugenioides isolate CCC68of chromosome 4, Ceug_1.0, whole genome shotgun sequence, the genomic stretch ACTTAGTAATCTCGGTTTTAACGCTCCAGATAAATCATTCATATTGCTCCAAACGTATTAGTAGTAAAACTTTAACTAGACCTCCTATTCTGAGGTATCAAAACTACTTCTTAACACTCGATTAGAACTTTCATAAGCAAATGGACTTTGTTATTACGATTAAACTTATCTTACTCAAAAGAGTTATCATCTAGCTACGCAGTTGGAGTATGAAGTGAGAAatatataatgaatgatatcaTTAAACTTCCAATTCCAGCTTGTTACTTGTACAAACATCATCGACTTTGTTTCATTACTATTAGGAATGAAGTAGCTCAAATTCAGACACAAGGTTCCCACCTATctcttgaaaaatcaaaatacaTTGACCACTTAGTTATAGATAAAGCGTCTTACAAAATAAGTTACGTCTTCATTGTCATCTGACTCGTCTCTtccattaaattcaaaattttaagaaaaatggaaaaagatagcaaattttcttagttttcaaccccaaaaaaaaaaaaagaaaatagtgaAGAAATTTCTTTAATACCAAGttcttaaattccttgttcCATGGATGCATGCACATGTACGTAGAATCCATACACGGGCAGAGAGGGTCTCAGAGGCTGGAGAGGGTCTAAGCTAAGAGGCTCTCACCAACTCCCTGACGACTTTCCCTGTTACGCGTTTTAGCTTAGTCCAATGGTCTTCACAGTTGACGGCAGACCACATCAAGTTTTACCAGTGGCCCTTCGTCAAACTACAACATTGGGATCGCAACTCAACAAGTCAAAAAGAACGTTTCATGGTCGATTCGTCTCTCCATTCATACTTCCTTAGTAAAGGAAAGGAGCGCATTGCATTAATTAATGCTAAGAAATTACTAGTAGTGGTAATCTAGTAAACGATACGTACATCCATCTACGTCATGTTAAGATCTACGCGTATATTAGCACGTCTCAAGGTACGTAAAACATCCTGGAAGGAAACccctaagaaaagaaaaaaaaaaaaaaagcttctaAGAGTCGGCTTTCTGGATGGGACTAATTTTCTAGCCGCAGTGCATATTCAAGAAAATAGAGGGCTCTTGCTAAACACTACTACTGTTTCTTGAGTTGAacttggaaaattttttttttttgggttggaaTTCGTCTACCTAATTCCCCTTCACAGATTTATCCACTTTTTTTATGGCCCCTTTCGAGTTTGACCAGAAAGTATTGGACCTAGGAATTATGTTCAAACATGAAGATGATTCTAGCTAATCATCATGGGATGGGTGCCTAAGTTTCCTTGAGCGCTTTAATTTCACACGAGTAAGGTATCAAATTTCAGTAAGTAATATTATGAAACGATAGTGAGGGTTGGCGAGCGTTTTTTGAGTATAcgcaaaaaaattttgaagcaaAACGCAGCTTTGTTCGGAAAgcgatttttaaaaaaaaaaaaaaatttcttgcaacataaatatatatatttttttatttttctaactaCATTTTTgtctcatatatatataaaaaatacaaataattgttacattactatataaaaaaaaatcccaaataaTTGTTCTAGAaagagcaaagaaaaaaaaaagggaaatcaATTGTTCCGGTAGCACACAGATGCGTGATTAGTCGTTAATCACATATTATATTGGCATGAACGTCAATATAAAGAAAAGAGTAGTATTAGctcaagaaacaaagaaaagatttttcttttcttttgtgggCATTCATGTCACTAGTTATCTGGGAGAAAACCAGTGAAGAatctacaaaaaaaatatatatatatatatattatattttcttGGATGGTGAAATGAATTTGGACAACAGAATGAAATGGATATATCAGCTTACGGAAATAGAAAATGTCCAAGGACCCTACATAAATTCGTTTCAGggaatttaaaaaaagaaagaaagaaagaaacaagaaaattgtTCGTAAATACAGAAAaagacaaagaagaagaagtacaAACTTGTTTGTTTAATGAAGAACCTTTTCACGCTTATTTCAAGCATGCTATACTTTTCTTGTAGAGGATTTGACTTTGGGAAGCAAAAGATAATTAAGGAATCAATACGCATTGTCAGGTaatgcatttttcttatttagtAGTATATGTTTATTAGTGTTGATATAAATTGTCTTTATTACTAAAtgatttattaatattaaataACTTTTCTGGCCCCATAAATGTGAGAAACAgacaaaaaagggaaagaatctTAGATTAATTACTCGAATACTACAAATATTTCAAACTCACtattaattgtttttttttttttttggaatcaGACCATCTATCATAGATGGATTCGTAGAAGCAAGATCCAATGATTcagggacaaaaaaaaaaaagataatgtttggtatataaagaataaaaaagaaGTGTACAAATTTCATTTTCCGATGAAGCACTAGTGCCATTAGGGATTGATAACTCATATCAATGTCATCTTAATTATACTTTATTCTTATTGAGGTTTTGACGTTGGGATGACTAAATTAATGAATTACATTTTGATTAAGTCAGGTGATGCAGCGTCCTTGCCTACTAccagtatatattttttattgttgATATTCACTAAATTGAATTAATTAGTGGCAATCCCAGTATTATTGAATGGTTTGGCAATTATTAATCTTTAATTACTTTTGCTCCGATAACTGTGAGAAACAGGCCACACTGAACAGAATCTTAGACTAACAGCTCAATAGTatgaaatttcttaaacgtACGTTACACtactatgtatatatatatgttttatcaaatacattattattattttttcttctttagactaaaattaaattaaatttaattatagGGGTCAGAAACGGGTTCTAGAACGTACCTATTTTTCTTCATGGCACTCTTTTGCATACATGAATTGGTTCCATGTCTTATTTGGAACTACAACATTAGAACGCCTACAAATATATTTCTTCATACAACTTTTCTCATGTTCAAGGCTAAAGAATATTAGTAGTATCTTTTACGAGTACTAGTTAGTGAGGAGCCCTAAAAACTCTtatgcaattaaacacgtatATATAGGTGCAAACGTAATCAAGAGATCATTTTGAGGCAATGATCCTAGACTGAAAAGCTGCTAGCTAGAAATGAGTTGGCCATTTGAAATATGTTATGTGTAattaaagtccaaccaaataAATGCCTCGTAAGGAAAATGGAGCGACTCAAGTACAATCTTTTGATATATATCAAGTGCATCACTTCTTTTGTTATATGGATAAATTCAAAggaaaaacttatttttggaTAAGTTTTTAGATACCCCTTCGGGATATTTGGTTTTTTGCAGTTCCTGATATAgtacaatcaaataaattcaGCGAGAGAAATTGTAAATAAGAGATATAGAGTGTGTTTGGAATGCACATTATTTACATTTTATTTATACACACTAACTTGCTTGCGTcatcaatatattttttaatcgtcattttattttacatacatcacatcaaaaaagtgctataatatttttttcacaaaattatttcaaataatttactatccaaacacattcAATATTGAGTTCAATAACTcttattcacaaaaaaaaataaaaataaaaaatctttaaaaaatctttaaaacaaaaaaaaaaaacaaaagtggGATGTGAGAGATATAGGGAGACAGCTAAACACGCTTTATGCAGCCTTGGACGTTTCCAACATGTGCACGACTTTGATATACACATCAAAAATTGTCTGCCTGCTGCTAAACCCACCCACTTGCTTTTCTGCAACTATATATACAGTGATGAATGAAAATGACTGACATTCGGTCTTGTCATGTCCTAGAGAGTTTATCCAGAAGAACcccaaatgaaaaaaaaaaaaaaaaggcagatagatacagagagagagagaggtatACAACTACAATACAAGAAGCTTAGACGAGTATACAGATTACACAGGGAAGGGAAGAAGAATTTTATGGCGGGCGTGGCAGCCATTGTCGTCTCCAAATGGAAAAATAAGCGTTGACTTAGCGTCACATACGAACCTAAAATCTAGGCAAGCTAGCATTTAGCAAACTAATTTTGGTACGGAAATTCTCCCTTTCCTATACATAGTCAAACTGGAAGAACATCAAGCAAAAACTGCAATACTTACTTAATCCAATGGGGAGGGAACCACtgggccaatggctcagtggTCACGGGGAAGGATTTTAAGTCTCTTCTTGGGTTGTAGATGAGAGTTCAAACCTCAACTGtagtgaaaaaaatttaaaagttgtGTCATAACACTCCCTTGATGTAGTTAAGTCTGTATACCCGCTAACCCCTTATCACTGTCTCTTTAGGTTCCCTCTCTCTCCATAAAAaattaggatagagtaggttataccgttgctgaaaaaaaaaaaatccaatgtGGAGGGCCTTTTGTTTTgcttgtgaaaatgaaataattaATAAATGGGAGTGGAATTATGAACTAACTATTGTAGTATGTAATAGTAGTGTAACGTTGGTTCGCATCCACTTCATTCTTTTCTCcaacatataatataataataatctTATCTTAACTTTTTGAAAAAAGCTTTTAAACCAAATTAATGGAAACAAAGAACATTTGGCAAGTGTAATTAATCAATCGCGACTTGTTTCAAGATCCACTACAATCAACTATTGGattttatacaaaaatttattagGTTACAACAAAAAAGTTTAGTAAATTGTTGGACCACTCAAGCTCGTTTGAAGATCCACTTGCAATATTTTATTGTTCCCACGATTACAATAATGCAGTAAGTTTGCGATAGGCAAGCACCCGGAAGAAGTATGGAAGCTTCGAAATCTGTTACCGGAAACATTttataatgttttttttttttttttaccgatCGGCTAGAACTTTCCTGGTAATTGAACTCTTAAGAACATTTCAGGGACGCTTTGTCTAGGTCTCATGTCACCCGTTAATCATGCCATTACACAATCCCCAACTTTTTATATCCGAAATATTAATTGAGattcaaaatataattttacgtTAATAGACAATTATCTATCTCAAGTATAAATCCAAGCTTGTGTGTGAATGTGTGCATACacgcacatatatatatatatatacacgacGTGATGCAATCAAGATCACTTGAccaaataataattatatttCTTTAAATGTCACCAACTTTCTAATTTTAGAACGCCTATATATAAATCCTGCCCTTCTTACAAAACATTAAGCGGTTAAATTTGTCGTTGCTCATTCATGTTAGTCAAGAATTTCTTTAGACTCCCATTCAATTTTACAGataagtgtgtttggataggaattTATGTGAAATGTTTATTTAAAATACTTACTGTTAATATTTTTTGTCATATAacatatatgaaataaaaagatagattgaaatttgtgttacaaattattttttctcaaaccaTCCCAACCCCGAAACATAATCCACCTTTTTCAACCAACATTATACAGattaaaaaaaagtcaaaagaaaaaaagaaaacaaacagtCCTTGGCCTGTTGGTCGGAAGAACTATCTTCTATGCTTCCAAAGGCCGCCGCTTCCAACAACAAATATATAGGTGGGAGGCCTCACTTCTGTTCTGAAGAAACTCAAGGTTGGTGAAGAAAactccggaaaaaaaaaaaaaaaaaacacgagAACTACCTACTCTGTCTGTCCCTGGCGTCCAGCCGTCCATACTTCTTCAACTTTCCTCTCCTTAGTAATTCACCATTGAAAATTCATCCTTCTCGTTAAAAGTACTCTTCCCTACATATATAACTCCACAAACTAACTTGTCCTCCTTCCAATCTTTGCTTTATATACAACATAACCAAACCTCTCGGGGTGTTATTTCCCTATCTATGCTGAAAAAGCATTGAGCTTGCATGCTAGTGCtggtttgaaaattttttaaattagtttTTCGGTCGAAGAATTCGCCGGAGAAAATGCAAAGCCCGGAAACTCAGCATTATCATCACCATTCGGACAATGAGATCATCGGCAATGATAGAACAAGCTACAGCGGTCCGCTGAGCGGACCTCTGAACAAAAGGACCGGCAAAAAAAGTGCAAGATTCAACGTCCGTGATTCCGCCGGCAATGCCAATTCCAGCTCCGGAAACAACAACGACGATGCATACGTCGAGATCACTCTCGACGTTCGCGATGACTCCGTGGCGGTTCACAGCGTAAAAACCGCCGACGGAGCTCCGATAGAAGACCCCGAGTTGGCATTGTTGGCAAGAGGGTTGGAGAAGAAATCATCGTTTGGTTCATCAGTGGTGAGAAATGCCTCGTCCAAGATTAGGCAGGTTTCACAGGAGCTCAAGCGTCTGGCTTCGTTATCAAAAAGGCCTCAAATGGGAAAATTTGATAGGACTAAGTCAGCTGCGGCTCATGCTTTAAAGGGCTTGAAGTTCATCAGCAAAACTGATGGTGGCGCCGGTTGGGCCGCGGTGGAGAAGCGGTTTGATGAGCTCACAGACACCACCAATGGGTTGCTTCCTCGTTCACTCTTTTGTGAATGCATAGGTAAGCAAGGAAGAAAATAGTCTTAACTACCATGAACTTTATAAAGCTTCTCGTTCACAATTTGGTCGGTAAGTAGTTAAATTTGGTGGATTCTTTTTTGGACTCGTTGATTCTTACGGGGGAAAATCTGTGAATGTTGCTATGGTAGGTATGAACAAGGAGTCTAAAGAATTTGCTGGGGAGCTTTTTGATGCTCTTGGTCGGAGGCGGAATATTACCGGAGGTTCGATCAATAAAGCACAGCTTAAAGAGTTTTGGGACCAAATTTCTGATCAGAGTTTTGATTCTCGACTTCAAACTTTCTTTGACATGTAAGTGTCTATGGGATAAATCTTTAAACCCACATCATTTCATACACAattcttccttcttcttcttttttttcctttccaccatgattttttttttttgaacaatttGGGTAGTGttttatgattaattaattGTATATATGATGATATAATGCAGGGTTGATAAAGATGCGGATGGCAGAATTACGGAAGATGAAGTCAGAGAGGTAACTATTTCTTTGTTCTGTTTTCTTATGGGTATGATTAATTCCTCTTTTCTCCTCGAGGAATTGGCATATTGATCTAGCCAGCTGGTATACAATTGCAATGACACAAATTAATTAAGAATTTTCCGtgttttttttgacttttggcAATTCAATTATGGTAAGGTGAAAAGAAATTGACAGGTGATTTGGTTTGGTGAAATATGCATAATTTGTTTACTacctttcatttgtttttaaaaaaaaattcacttgcaGATTATTACCCTCAGTGCTTCAGCCAACAAGCTTTCAAACATTCAGAGACAGGCCGATGAATATGCTGCATTGATCATGGAAGAGTTAGACCCAAACAACTGTGGATTTATTCTGGTAATAAACTAGTTTAATATGTTTTAAGAGATTAGTTAGCTTGATTTGACGGGGTAAACGATATTGGGAAACCATCTCCTGATCCTGTCAATAAATATGCTGGTGTGATGAACCTAATCCCCTCCCGTCATCCATTCTGATTTTCTTATAGATATCTTCAGTGCGTCCCtgaattatattttattttccccttctttatttcttttttgtccTTGATCAGATAGAACATTTGGAGATGCTATTGTTACAAGCTCCAAATCAATCCGTAAGAGGTGAAAGCAGGAACCTGAGTCAAATGCTAAGCCAGAAACTGAAACCAACAACGGACCACAGTTTTGTAAGGAGATGGTGTCAAGATTTGAAGTACTTGTTGCTAGATAACTGGCAAAGAGTCTGGGTAATTGCCCTGTGGATTGGGGTCATGGCTGGTTTATTTTCTTGGAAGTATGTTCAGTACAAAAGGAAAAAACCAGCATATGACGTAATGGGAGCTTGTGTTTGCATGGCCAAGGGGGCGGCCGAAACATTGAAGCTGAACATGGCATTAATCTTGCTACCGGTCTGTCGAAACACCATCACCTGGCTTAGAAACAAGACGAGATTAGGTGCTGCTGTTCCATTTGATGACAACCTCAATTTTCACAAAGTAAGTCATGTTTGTTAAAACCttactaataattattagttTTCCCGCAGGGTTGGACAATAAATTATTAGGCTAATGGCTGTATGAATTTTCTTACAGGTGATAGCAGTGGCAATAGCAATTGGTGTCGGAATACATGCAATTGCTCATCTATCGTGTGATTTCCCTCGGATCCTACATGCATCTCCTGCAAAATACCAGGCATTGAAGCCTTATTTTGGAGTAGAACAACCTGCAAGCTATTGGCATTTTGTGAAGAGCGTGGAGGGAGTAACCGGGATCATAATGGTGGTCCTGATGGCAATAGCATTCACCTTAGCCACCCCATGGTTTAGGCGTAACAGGGTCAACCTACCAAGACCCTTCAAGAAACTCACTGGCTTCAACGCCTTCTGGTATTCCCACCACCTTTTTGTCATTGTCTACGCTCTCCTCATCGTTCATGGTGTCAGGCTCTACTTGACCCACAAATGGTACAAGAAGACGGTGAGTACACATTTTCATTCTTGAATCTTGATCATGATATTTCTATCATATCAAATCTTTTATTGGCATAAAAACAAGCATTCAATTCCCTGAAACCTTGCACGTATTCTTCATATTTAATTTGGCAATGGCAGACATGGATGTACCTGGCAGTTCCAATCGCACTCTATGCTGGTGAGAGATTGATCAGAGCATTTAGGTCAAGTATTAAGGCTGTTAAAATACTCAAGGTAATTATGATTAGCATCCACGTACTTTTTACTTTACTGAATGAAAGAATCGTACACCTTTCAACTAtagaaaagggcaaaaaaaaaaaactaacaatttttggTGCACCAATTTGTTTTGGTAGGTGGCTGTTTATCCGGGGAACGTGTTGGCTCTTCACATGTCAAAGCCGCAGGGCTTCAAATACAAAAGTGGGCAGTACATGTTCGTCAACTGCGCCGCTGTGTCTCCATTCGAATGGTAGCTGATCTTTTTTCAGTCAACGTACTTTTACTCGTGAATTGTGATAAtcaatttttctaaattttgctTATTCATTACACATGTAAAATATTAACCATATGACTGAAATTACATAAAGAACAATTTCAAGGAATTTTCTATGAGAAGATACAATTttctatgaaaaaaaaaagagtgattTCAAGGAATTTACTCCAATTCAGTTGGGGCATAGGACCCTTCTTTTTAGTCCTCTTTTGCACATATAATTTATAATCCATTTTCGGGGTGAACCCTTTAATTTTTGTAGCCTAGATTTAAGGCGTATGCTTCTTCTAACCCTTAGTGGTCCAAAATATGCAGGCACCCATTCTCCATAACTTCGGCCCCTAGAGATGACTACTTGAGCGTCCATATTCGAACTCTTGGTGACTGGACCAGACAACTCAGAACTGTTTTCTCAGAGGTGAGCCTAAGCCTGAGGCTTCCTATTCCTCCCATTTtcgaaattttttttctccCATGTTATGTGACAGTATGGAATTGAATTTGCTATATATATAGAAAGCAATAATTAATATGCCATTATTGGAGTTGCTATAGCTGTAATGCTTGCTTCTAGTACTCATCCATTCTACTTGAGCTTTCGAATACAGTTGTCTTTGAAAAGTCTATTATATTAAGGGAACAAGTAACAACTAATAGCGAAGTAGAAAATGACATTTGATGTTTAAGTGGTAATCTTAAGTTTCAACGATTGTCCTGCAGATCTTTGAAGTTAGCACCTTAATTATAGGATCCCAACAAACCATCATAATCACAGACCATGGTCCTAGTATTACTAACCAGTTTTACACATTGCATTCACAATTATTGCAGCAGAATATCTGACTCTTTTCCCATATCCTCgaccaaatatatatatatgtatatatgtatatatacatattgaCTGAGAAGGTCCAATCCATGCAGTTCAAAATGccagggggaaaaaaagaggaaaatataTTTTAGTAGGATATTTTAGAATTCAAGTATTGGATAGAAGGAAAAAACAATTTATACTGTGTGATCTACGTTTACCTTAGTCTATCAGAGGTTAATTTTTTTGAGAATGTTACTAAATTATATACTATTGCTTTGGTAATGTGATCTTGGTTAGGTATGTCAGCCTCCACCTACAGGGAAAAGCGGACTCCTCCGAGCTGATTGTTTGCAAGGAGAAAACAATCCCAAGTGAGTAGCATCTTAATTACTTTTACAACTTTCACGTTCATGCATTTAAAGTACGGAGACCCGTAAAGTAAAGACTTCAATTTGAAGGAGGCAAACGTTAAGTAACCTTATTGGTGCCTTTTCTATTTCGTGATTCACGAGTCAAGATTTTgcatttttaaatttcttgtctaATGGGCAGGAGGGATTATGAGAGTGAAAAGATTCTAGTTTGTGCCATGTGGAAGATAACATGTAATTGTACATTGATTTTTTGACTCTAATGTTCGCGACAAACGTGATGAACAGTTTCCCAAGGGTGTTGATTGATGGACCATATGGAGCGCCAGCACAAGACTACAAGAAATACGACGTGGTCTTGCTGGTGGGGCTGGGAATAGGGGCAACGCCGATGATCAGCATAGTTAAAGATATTGTGAACAACATGAAAGCCATTGAAGCAGAGGAGAGTGCCTTGGAGGATGGCACCAGAGCACCAGAAGACGGCGGCCCTGTTCCTCCAAATTCTAGTCCCTTGACACAGAAGAGAAAATCAGGGTCAGGAAGTGGAGGGAACTTCAAAGCAAAAAGGGCATATTTCTATTGGGTCACAAGAGAACAAGGTTCATTTGATTGGTTCAAGGGAATAATGAACGAAGTTGCTGAAATGGACAAGAAGGGAGTGATAGAGATGCATAACTACTGTACTAGTGTTTATGAAGAAGGTGATGCTCGATCCGCCCTGATCACTATGCTTCAGTCACTCAACCATGCCAAACATGGAGTTGATATTGTTTCCGGAACCCGCGTTAAGTCTCATTTTGCCAAGCCAAATTGGCGTAACGTATACAAACGCATCGCTCTCAATCATACGAGTGCAAGAGTTGGTAAGTTTCTATTCAAGCTCTTAGTTTATATATTTCctctgaaaaaagaaaagaagaagaagaagctctTAGTATATTTAATTTCACCTAATGGATATATATACATCCTTGTTCTCATTATGACTTAATTTTTGTCATGTTTTTAGCTTAATAGTATCCTGTGAAACTGGTTTTGCCAAATATTATTTCTTTTCCTAGGATGGAGATGATAGTTTATTATTTAGCTGTTGGCGTCATCCAAAGCCCCATCTCTCGTAAGAGAACAATAAATAAAGGTGTATGCATGCTTATTAAAGTCGGACTAATGTCGAATTCTAACTTTGTTTTATGAGATAGGTTTGCATTAAGACAAAGACTTCCCCTTGGTATGGAACATTAAACTTTTTCCCTACCAGCCTTTACATCCATTCCAAACATGTATAAAGGTGGTAAAAGTAACACTGCTCATAGCctttataaaagaaaaagcacatatatatataataataataaaaaaagaagatagAGAGAACAGATATTATCAGTTCATAATGTAGTGGTTGTACTTTGTTTGATGATGATAGCTTGGAATCGTGTTTTACGTTCACATAAAATATTTATGTGGAGCTAGTAGTTTTACATTTCTTTTGTTCAAAATTCTACTACTTTATTTACTTTCCtaatttggagtttttttttttttttgtctccacAATTTTCAGGGGTTTTCTACTGTGGGGCACCCGCACTTACCAAGGAATTGAAGCAGCTAGCTTCCGATTTTTCTCACAAGACCTCCACCAAATTTGATTTCCACAAAGAGAACTTTTGATGAGAAGGAATTTTCAACGCGTACGGCTCCGGAAAAGCCCTTCCCTCTGGACTCCACTCTCTCTCGCGACCCTGTACAGACGATATGGCAGATTAgtttgaaaatattttattgCGTTGGCTTTGTGCTGTGTTATAAATAACAACCAACCATGGACTTATAGGAGTGGCGGACAATCACGACTTTAAGAAAAGGAGAAATGGAGGACGAGAACATAATAGTGGAATTGGTCCTGTTTAGTTGGTGGCCCACCCATCATTTGGTGTATGCCagactttattttttatttttttttgaaacttgGAGTATAGCAGATGATGATAGTAGTATTAGTAGATGCTATATAGTATAGTATAGTATAATTTTGACTGGCTTGACAAGCAGTATGGCGAAAGCGTCATTTGGAGTcactgagttttttttttttttttttcccaattgaATTAGTTTTTTATACTGTTTGTTTAATACACTATATGGAGGAGGCATAAAGATAATGGTGATGCACTACTGTAATGTTTGGTGTGTAATGGAAAAGATCAACCACCAACCCCAAATTATTGACCGTGTAAATGTAATACAATGTACATCTTTCTATACAAGTATTATCATTGTTGTATACAAGAGTTGATTTGTTCTTTCCGCTTGAATAAAGATGTAATGTAATGATCCGCTTGGAAATGAAAGTGCACCAAATATTGTTGCATATTGTATTCCCACTTTCTTTTTTCCGCTTTCTTTTGCTTCC encodes the following:
- the LOC113767326 gene encoding respiratory burst oxidase homolog protein C-like is translated as MQSPETQHYHHHSDNEIIGNDRTSYSGPLSGPLNKRTGKKSARFNVRDSAGNANSSSGNNNDDAYVEITLDVRDDSVAVHSVKTADGAPIEDPELALLARGLEKKSSFGSSVVRNASSKIRQVSQELKRLASLSKRPQMGKFDRTKSAAAHALKGLKFISKTDGGAGWAAVEKRFDELTDTTNGLLPRSLFCECIGMNKESKEFAGELFDALGRRRNITGGSINKAQLKEFWDQISDQSFDSRLQTFFDMVDKDADGRITEDEVREIITLSASANKLSNIQRQADEYAALIMEELDPNNCGFILIEHLEMLLLQAPNQSVRGESRNLSQMLSQKLKPTTDHSFVRRWCQDLKYLLLDNWQRVWVIALWIGVMAGLFSWKYVQYKRKKPAYDVMGACVCMAKGAAETLKLNMALILLPVCRNTITWLRNKTRLGAAVPFDDNLNFHKVIAVAIAIGVGIHAIAHLSCDFPRILHASPAKYQALKPYFGVEQPASYWHFVKSVEGVTGIIMVVLMAIAFTLATPWFRRNRVNLPRPFKKLTGFNAFWYSHHLFVIVYALLIVHGVRLYLTHKWYKKTTWMYLAVPIALYAGERLIRAFRSSIKAVKILKVAVYPGNVLALHMSKPQGFKYKSGQYMFVNCAAVSPFEWHPFSITSAPRDDYLSVHIRTLGDWTRQLRTVFSEVCQPPPTGKSGLLRADCLQGENNPNFPRVLIDGPYGAPAQDYKKYDVVLLVGLGIGATPMISIVKDIVNNMKAIEAEESALEDGTRAPEDGGPVPPNSSPLTQKRKSGSGSGGNFKAKRAYFYWVTREQGSFDWFKGIMNEVAEMDKKGVIEMHNYCTSVYEEGDARSALITMLQSLNHAKHGVDIVSGTRVKSHFAKPNWRNVYKRIALNHTSARVGVFYCGAPALTKELKQLASDFSHKTSTKFDFHKENF